A window of Nonomuraea angiospora genomic DNA:
CGAACGGCCGCAGCTCCAGCCGCCCGTACCGGGCCATCGGGTGCGCCCGCGCCACCTCGATCGCCTCGTCGAGATGGGCGCACTCGAGGATGTCGTAGCCCACGATCACCTCCCGGGTCTCGGCGAACGGCCCGTCGGAGACCAGCAGCTCGCCGTTGCGGACGCGGACCGTCGTGGCGGCCGACACCGGCCCCAGCTCGTTGCCGTCCAGCCGCCGGCCGCGGCCGTCGTTGTCGGCCACCCACTTCTCGATGTCCTCGCTGCCGGTCGAGTCCGTGTCCGGTTCGGCGTCGGTGCAGACGAACATCATGTACTTCATCGATCGCTCCTTGCGTGTCGTGCTGTCACCAGCATGACGAACGGGCTCCCCGGATCCGGACACCCCCCGGAGCATCTCTCTCAATCCGGACTCTCTACCCAAAGCCGACCCTAAACCCGGTAACCACCTCCATATCGCCAACGCTGGATCAATGAAAACTTGCGCGACAACAAGGGATCCAAGCCCCTAACGTTCTCGATTTCCGTGAGGCGCGCGGCTACGCTCAAGGCTTCGTTGGGCCATTGTTCGCGTATTCCGTAGGAAAAGACTTGCTACGGAAATATGGGGCAGCAAATGGCCCGAAGAGAGACTATTGGCTTTTTGGAGGGATTAGATCGACTATTTTCAAGGTCGATCCGGTCAAACTAGTTTATTTCCGGAGAAGTAGTGGCTGTTAGCGTTGGGGGCCATCGCTGGGTCAGGCGGTGGGGAGGACAGCAGAGGTCGAGGCTCTGGAAGGCCGTCCAACCACTGAGCCTGGTCTGCGTCGATCTGATGTGCATGGCGTTCGCCGCGGCCAACGCCGGCCAGAGCGTGCCGCGCATCGCGCTGGCGGGACTCCTGGTCGTCGCGGTCGGCGGCCTCGGTCACGTGTACGCGCCGCGCGTCCTGCCCTCCAGCCTGGACCGTGGCTTCTGGCTCGCCGGGGCGGGACTCGTGGGCGCGCTCACGGCCTTCCGGGAGACGACGTCGCTCATCGTGGTCGTCCTGATCGCGCTGCTGTTCACCTTTCTCGCCGTGTGCGGCAGGAGCGTCCTGTACTTCCTGATCCGCCGGGCACGCCGGCGCGGCAGGGCCGTGCCCGCCCTGGTGGTCGGCGCGGGGGCGCACGGTCAGCGGCTGGCGCGCAACCTGCTCGCCTACCCCGAGTACGGCCTGCTCCCGCTGGGCTTCCTGGACGAGACGCCCGGCGAGGACCCGTGCGTCCCGGTGCTCGGCGGGCCCGGCGACCTCGTCCGCGTCGTCCAGGCCCACGGGGTGCGCGCCGTGGTCATCGCCGGGCAGGGCCAGCAGTCGATCGCGAGAACGGCGAGGTCGCTCGGCTGCGACGTCTACCTCGCGCCCGACCTGGGCGAGCTCATCATCGACTTCGTGACGCTGCGCGAGCACGTACGCAGCTTCCCGCTCGTGCGGATGCGCCCCGAGGCGCAGCGCGGCCTCGCCTGGCCGCTGAAGCGGGCCATGGACGTCGCCGTCGCGCTGACCGGCCTCGTCGTCAGCGCGCCGATCCTCGCGCTCTGCGCACTGCTGATCCGGATGGAGACCGGCCCCGGGGTGCTGTTCCGGCAGCGGCGCGTGGGCTACCGGGACCAGCCGCTCGAACTGATCAAGCTCAGGACGCTGAGGCCCGCGGACGCGCGCGAGTCCGAGACCCTGTGGAGCATCGCCCACGACAGCCGGATCGGGCCGGTGGGCCGGCTGCTGCGCAAGGCCTCCTTCGACGAGCTTCCCCAGCTCTGGAACGTTCTCAGGGGAGACATGAGCATCGTCGGCCCGCGGCCCGAACGCCCGCACTTCGTCAAGAAGTTCTCCCGGACGGTCCCGGGCTACGGCCTGCGCCACCGGATGCCGGTCGGCATCACCGGCTGGGCCCAGATCCACGGGCTGCGCGGTGACACCTCGATCGAGGATCGCGTCCGGTTCGACAACCACTACATCGACGGATGGACGCTGCGGACGGATCTCAAGATCATGCTGCAGACGGTCTGGTCCCTGCTCCGGCCGGGCGGGGGCTAGGCATGCGCGCCCTCTGCCGGCGGCCCAGCCTGGCGGCCGCCGCCACCGTGCTCCTGACCTGCCTGCCGGCGGGCCGCCAGGACCTGTCCTCCGGCGTCCAGGTCACGGCCGCCGACCTGGCCTCGCTCCTGCTGGTCGCCATCGCGGCGACCGTCGCGCTGGCGAGCCGCCTGCCACGCCCGCTGCCCGCCCGCGCCTGGGAGTACGCGCACGCCGTGCTGCCTGCGCATGCCGTGCTGCCCGCCCGCGCTCTGGCGTCCGCCCGTGCCGTGCCGGCCGCCTTCGCCGTGGTGCCCGCGCGTGCCTTGGTGCTCGCGCCGGTCGCGGGCGCGGCCGGGATCGCGATGCTGGCCTCTCCCGACGTCCTGGCGAGCCTGCCGGGCTACGTCCGGTATCTCCAGGTGTTCGTGCTGGTCCCGCTGGCCGTCCTGGTGACGGTCCGGGACCGTGCCGACACCCTGATCGTGGGCGGGGCCCTG
This region includes:
- a CDS encoding YciI family protein — encoded protein: MKYMMFVCTDAEPDTDSTGSEDIEKWVADNDGRGRRLDGNELGPVSAATTVRVRNGELLVSDGPFAETREVIVGYDILECAHLDEAIEVARAHPMARYGRLELRPFAGQ
- a CDS encoding sugar transferase; this encodes MAFAAANAGQSVPRIALAGLLVVAVGGLGHVYAPRVLPSSLDRGFWLAGAGLVGALTAFRETTSLIVVVLIALLFTFLAVCGRSVLYFLIRRARRRGRAVPALVVGAGAHGQRLARNLLAYPEYGLLPLGFLDETPGEDPCVPVLGGPGDLVRVVQAHGVRAVVIAGQGQQSIARTARSLGCDVYLAPDLGELIIDFVTLREHVRSFPLVRMRPEAQRGLAWPLKRAMDVAVALTGLVVSAPILALCALLIRMETGPGVLFRQRRVGYRDQPLELIKLRTLRPADARESETLWSIAHDSRIGPVGRLLRKASFDELPQLWNVLRGDMSIVGPRPERPHFVKKFSRTVPGYGLRHRMPVGITGWAQIHGLRGDTSIEDRVRFDNHYIDGWTLRTDLKIMLQTVWSLLRPGGG